From one Desulfatirhabdium butyrativorans DSM 18734 genomic stretch:
- a CDS encoding SulP family inorganic anion transporter, with translation MLKRIFPFLDWFKGYNLATLQADGIAGLTVALVLIPQSMAYAQLAGLPPYYGLYASFLPPMLASLFGSSRQLATGPVAVVSLMTSASLEPLATAGSEGYIAYAILLAVLVGVFQFSLGVLRLGLVVNFLSHPVVNGFTNAAAIIIATSQLSKMFGVSVDNATHHYETVYKVIQQAIHYTHWPTFFLGALAFAIMYGLKKIAPRIPNVLVAVAITTVISWAIGFEHNAKVPLSAIQHPATQELVQKFNEALNGLKPLADRRVGVSKAIEEAKAGHHVIATVKAEHEDKLIQLESDALKLEAQRYREKIRETLFEAAITPEGSMTFYPKGSLPQGVKSDSRIWRIKVGNRVLQTEKLTMIGGGEVVGVVPKGLPSFSMPRFEFSAIVHLLSYAAIISLLGFMEAISIAKAMASKTGQRLDPNQELIGQGIANVLGALSKSYPVSGSFSRSAVNLQAGAITGLSSVFTSLTVVIALMFFTPLLYHLPQSVLAAVIMMAVIGLINVSGFIHAWEAQWYDGAISILSFIFTLWFAPHLDKGIMVGVGLSLGVFLYKSMRPTIATLARHEDEALRCASTHGLRQCKYISVMRFDGPLFFANSSYFEDQITDLMQQKETLRHILIVSNGINDIDASGEETLSLILDRVRSGGIEISFSGVNESVMKVLKRTHLIAKIGEQHLFPTMEIAIRSIHEAAHRGGDETDCPLQTVCRLVS, from the coding sequence ATGCTCAAAAGAATCTTTCCTTTTCTCGACTGGTTCAAGGGGTACAATCTGGCCACGCTGCAAGCCGACGGTATTGCGGGACTGACGGTAGCCCTGGTCCTGATCCCTCAATCGATGGCCTACGCCCAGCTTGCCGGGCTTCCGCCCTACTACGGGCTCTACGCCTCTTTCCTGCCCCCCATGCTCGCATCGCTCTTCGGCTCGTCCCGGCAGCTTGCCACGGGCCCCGTGGCTGTCGTCTCGCTGATGACCTCGGCATCGCTGGAACCGCTGGCCACCGCAGGCAGCGAAGGGTACATCGCTTACGCCATCTTGCTTGCCGTTCTGGTCGGTGTATTCCAGTTCAGCCTCGGCGTACTGCGCCTCGGGCTCGTGGTGAATTTTCTCTCGCATCCGGTTGTCAACGGCTTTACCAATGCGGCCGCCATCATCATCGCCACATCCCAGCTCTCCAAAATGTTCGGCGTCAGCGTAGACAACGCCACCCACCATTACGAAACGGTCTACAAGGTGATCCAGCAGGCCATCCACTATACCCACTGGCCAACGTTCTTTCTGGGCGCCCTCGCCTTCGCCATCATGTACGGGCTCAAAAAGATCGCCCCGCGGATTCCCAACGTCCTGGTCGCCGTAGCCATCACCACCGTCATTTCCTGGGCCATCGGTTTCGAGCACAATGCCAAAGTCCCCCTGTCGGCCATCCAGCATCCGGCCACCCAGGAGCTGGTTCAGAAATTCAATGAAGCGCTCAATGGCCTCAAACCCCTGGCCGACAGGCGCGTCGGCGTCAGCAAGGCGATCGAGGAGGCCAAGGCGGGCCACCATGTCATCGCCACCGTAAAGGCCGAGCACGAAGACAAGCTGATTCAACTGGAAAGCGATGCCCTGAAACTGGAAGCCCAGCGCTACCGGGAAAAGATTCGGGAAACGCTTTTCGAGGCGGCCATCACGCCGGAGGGATCGATGACGTTCTATCCCAAGGGAAGCCTGCCCCAGGGGGTCAAAAGTGATTCCCGCATCTGGCGGATCAAGGTGGGCAACCGGGTCCTGCAGACCGAAAAGCTCACGATGATCGGCGGCGGGGAGGTTGTCGGCGTCGTACCCAAAGGACTTCCCTCCTTTTCCATGCCGCGCTTCGAATTTTCGGCCATCGTGCATCTGCTTTCCTATGCAGCCATCATTTCCCTGCTCGGTTTCATGGAAGCCATATCCATCGCCAAGGCCATGGCCAGCAAAACCGGCCAGCGGCTCGATCCCAATCAGGAGCTGATCGGCCAGGGCATCGCCAATGTTCTGGGCGCGCTGAGCAAAAGCTATCCGGTATCCGGCTCCTTTTCCCGATCGGCAGTCAACCTGCAGGCCGGCGCCATCACGGGCCTCTCCAGCGTGTTCACGAGTCTCACCGTCGTCATCGCCCTGATGTTTTTCACCCCCCTGCTCTACCATCTGCCCCAGTCTGTTCTGGCAGCCGTCATCATGATGGCCGTCATCGGGCTCATCAACGTTTCGGGCTTCATCCACGCGTGGGAAGCCCAATGGTACGATGGCGCAATTTCGATTCTTTCCTTCATTTTCACCCTGTGGTTTGCCCCGCATCTGGACAAGGGGATCATGGTCGGCGTGGGCTTGAGCCTCGGTGTATTTCTCTACAAGAGCATGCGACCGACCATCGCCACCCTTGCCCGACACGAGGATGAGGCACTGCGCTGCGCCTCGACACACGGGCTTCGCCAGTGCAAATACATTTCGGTCATGCGGTTTGACGGCCCCCTGTTTTTCGCGAACTCCAGCTATTTCGAAGACCAGATCACCGATCTGATGCAGCAGAAGGAAACCCTGCGGCACATTCTGATCGTCTCCAACGGCATCAACGACATCGATGCATCCGGAGAGGAAACCCTTTCCCTGATCCTGGATCGGGTGCGCAGCGGCGGTATCGAAATCTCCTTCAGCGGTGTGAACGAATCCGTCATGAAAGTCTTGAAAAGGACCCATTTGATTGCCAAAATCGGCGAACAACATCTCTTCCCGACCATGGAAATTGCCATTCGCAGCATTCACGAAGCGGCGCATCGGGGAGGAGACGAAACCGACTGCCCACTCCAGACGGTTTGCCGACTGGTTTCCTGA
- a CDS encoding TetR/AcrR family transcriptional regulator, whose protein sequence is MKKRDAILQAATYLFSRKGFKDTSMAELSKATGAAEGTIFYHFKNKQDIFLTILRNLRDEILPEFEKYEGAKVVKTGLDMVEESISFYLYMASIKEDLFSILHQRYPYELAEKNPECRELLESIYEAFVDIFENAIRMGQQDGSIGPWHTRKSAMILFAMVDSMVRFRMYNLYDIASLYNEMIATGRRMLENREMPVLQAKTQIKTEESG, encoded by the coding sequence ATGAAAAAACGCGACGCCATCCTTCAGGCAGCTACCTACCTGTTTTCCCGCAAGGGATTCAAGGACACTTCGATGGCCGAACTGTCCAAGGCGACAGGGGCTGCCGAAGGAACGATCTTCTACCATTTCAAGAACAAACAGGATATTTTCCTGACCATCCTCAGAAACCTCCGAGACGAAATCCTGCCGGAATTCGAAAAATACGAGGGGGCAAAAGTCGTCAAGACCGGACTCGACATGGTGGAGGAATCCATTTCGTTTTACCTCTATATGGCATCCATCAAGGAAGACCTGTTTTCCATCCTGCACCAGCGCTACCCCTACGAACTTGCCGAAAAAAACCCGGAGTGCCGGGAGCTGCTCGAATCCATCTATGAAGCCTTTGTCGATATTTTCGAAAACGCCATCCGCATGGGTCAGCAGGACGGCTCCATCGGCCCATGGCATACCCGGAAAAGCGCCATGATCCTCTTTGCCATGGTCGACAGCATGGTCCGATTCCGGATGTACAACCTCTATGACATTGCCTCGCTCTACAACGAAATGATCGCAACCGGAAGACGGATGCTCGAAAACCGTGAAATGCCGGTGCTGCAAGCAAAAACCCAAATCAAAACCGAAGAATCCGGATGA
- a CDS encoding ABC transporter ATP-binding protein, with amino-acid sequence MNNRDYRKQAATFGSATLSETRACRELLLRDQARQAVAALEETPLLRVDHLVKSYPIRKGLLKIRSKTFTAVDDVSFVIRTGETLGIVGESGSGKTTTGRTTLLLEKPSSGAIEFDGHRLLTLKSGDLRRLRRNMQMIFQDPFDSLDSRQTIGEILEEPFLIHGIGSLSERKRAVANLLDRVGMARASIDQYPHEFSGGQRQRIGIARAIALKPKLIVCDEPVSSLDVSIQGQILNLLIDLQREMGLAYLFISHNLSVVKHVSDRIAVMYRGRFVETADAETIYRKPLHPYTRLLIASIPTIDAIKAPVPGRDIADAPPVLVATGCAFAPRCSRREDICDRMRPELVSVQSPGEPEHRVACHLFPGKAPSSP; translated from the coding sequence ATGAACAATCGGGATTATCGGAAACAAGCGGCAACGTTCGGAAGTGCAACGCTTTCCGAAACGAGGGCCTGCAGGGAGTTGTTGTTGCGAGATCAAGCCAGACAAGCTGTCGCGGCTTTGGAAGAAACGCCGCTGCTTCGCGTGGATCACCTGGTGAAATCCTATCCGATCCGCAAGGGGCTATTGAAAATCCGCAGCAAGACGTTCACTGCCGTGGATGATGTTTCCTTTGTGATTCGAACCGGTGAAACGCTTGGCATCGTTGGGGAATCCGGCAGCGGAAAAACCACGACCGGCAGGACGACACTGCTGCTCGAAAAGCCGAGCTCCGGGGCCATCGAATTCGATGGCCACCGGCTGCTCACCCTGAAATCGGGGGATTTGCGGCGCCTCCGGCGAAACATGCAGATGATTTTCCAGGATCCCTTCGATTCCCTGGATAGCCGCCAGACCATCGGCGAAATTCTGGAGGAGCCGTTTCTCATCCACGGAATCGGAAGCCTGTCGGAACGAAAACGGGCTGTGGCGAACTTGCTCGATCGGGTCGGCATGGCCCGTGCGTCCATCGATCAATACCCGCATGAATTCAGCGGCGGCCAACGCCAGCGCATCGGCATCGCCAGGGCTATCGCTTTGAAACCCAAACTGATCGTCTGTGACGAGCCGGTTTCCTCGCTCGATGTCTCCATCCAGGGCCAGATCCTCAATCTGCTGATCGATCTGCAGCGGGAAATGGGGCTTGCCTATCTGTTCATCTCCCACAACCTATCGGTCGTTAAACATGTGTCCGACCGAATCGCCGTCATGTACCGGGGAAGGTTTGTCGAAACGGCGGATGCCGAAACGATTTACCGAAAGCCGCTTCATCCCTATACCCGGCTCCTGATCGCCTCCATTCCGACCATCGATGCCATCAAGGCACCTGTTCCCGGAAGAGACATTGCCGATGCCCCTCCGGTTCTTGTGGCAACCGGATGCGCTTTCGCGCCACGATGCTCCAGGAGAGAGGATATCTGTGATCGGATGCGGCCCGAACTGGTTTCGGTTCAGTCACCCGGCGAACCCGAACATCGGGTTGCCTGCCATCTTTTTCCAGGCAAAGCGCCATCATCCCCATGA
- a CDS encoding AzlC family ABC transporter permease, giving the protein MNTTIQKASSRNTVSAIRIGMTAALPICLGYLPIGVAFGVLAQKAGLSVLQIGLMSLMVFAGSAQFIAVSMMQDAAAAFSIIATTFIINLRHLLMSSSLAAVMKPVGLGRLSLFCYGITDESFALNHPRFVSGDWDIRSALALNHTANAAWVLSTVAGGFGGRFIPDKAFGMDYAMTAMFICLLVYQMRGKWYVLTALVAGIAATGMSLWFEGNMHVIAASVLAATVGYILQGRSMRKKALQRADTGADGAGES; this is encoded by the coding sequence ATGAACACAACGATCCAAAAAGCCTCTTCCCGCAACACGGTATCGGCCATCCGTATCGGTATGACCGCTGCACTGCCCATTTGCCTCGGATATTTGCCCATCGGTGTTGCATTCGGCGTGCTGGCGCAAAAAGCCGGTCTTTCCGTATTGCAGATCGGGCTGATGTCCTTGATGGTCTTTGCCGGAAGCGCCCAGTTTATCGCGGTGTCCATGATGCAGGATGCAGCAGCCGCATTTTCCATCATCGCCACGACCTTCATCATCAATCTCCGGCATCTGCTGATGAGCTCATCCCTTGCGGCAGTCATGAAGCCTGTCGGGTTGGGGAGGCTCAGCCTCTTCTGCTACGGCATTACGGACGAAAGCTTTGCGCTCAACCATCCGAGATTCGTTTCGGGAGACTGGGATATCCGATCGGCATTGGCTTTGAACCACACGGCCAATGCCGCATGGGTGCTCTCTACCGTGGCCGGGGGATTCGGGGGACGGTTCATCCCGGACAAGGCTTTCGGGATGGATTATGCGATGACGGCCATGTTCATCTGTCTGCTGGTCTATCAGATGCGGGGCAAGTGGTATGTGCTGACAGCCTTGGTGGCCGGCATTGCGGCGACCGGGATGAGCCTCTGGTTTGAAGGCAACATGCATGTGATTGCGGCATCCGTGCTTGCCGCAACCGTCGGTTACATTCTGCAGGGGCGAAGCATGCGGAAAAAGGCGCTGCAACGCGCCGACACCGGTGCTGATGGTGCGGGTGAATCGTGA